Below is a window of Desulfoplanes formicivorans DNA.
TTCGGGAAGCGTTGCCACGGCTGCCGAACAATTGGCTGATCAGGTTGCCCAGGCCAGCCGGGGTGCTGACGAACAACGTGCACGGATCACGGAGATGGCAACGGCGGTGGAACAAATGAACGCCACGGTCATGGAGGTTGCCCAGAACGCCTCCGAAGCCGCGACCAATGCTGAGCAGACCAAGAAACAGGCCCAGACGGGCATGGAAGATGTCAATAAGGCCATTGCTGCCATCGGCAGGGTTCAGGAACGGGTTAAGCAGATGAAAGTCCATATGGACGCGCTGGGTACTCAGTCCGACGAAATCGGCACCATTATCAACGTGATCAATGACATTGCCGATCAGACCAATCTGTTGGCCTTGAATGCCGCCATTGAAGCGGCCCGGGCAGGAGAGGCAGGCCGAGGCTTTGCCGTGGTGGCCGACGAGGTTCGTAAACTGGCCGAAAAGACCATGTCCGCCACCAAGGAAGTGGCCTCGGTGGTCCATGGTATCCAAAGCGGGACCAAAACCAGCTTGGGCGAAATGGACCTGGCCCATGAGGAAGTGACAACAACGGCAGAGCTTGGCAAGCGGGCCGGATCCTCCCTGAAACATATCGTAGGTTTGGTAGACGCCTCGGCCGATCAGGTCCGAGCCATAGCCACGGCCTCGGAAGAGCAGTCTGTTTCGTCGGAACAGATTGCCCGTTCGGCCGAAGAGGTGAACGTCATTGCCTCGGAAACGGCCCAGACCATGAGCGAGTCGGCCAATGCCGTGAGCAGTTTGTCCCAATTGGCCACGGATTTGAGCAGGATCATCGAGAGAATGCGCCAGTAGCCCCGGATGAGGGCTACCGTGTCGTGTATCCTGTTTGTCCAGGTCGTTGGCCCGGCTGCAAACACTCCCACATCCCCGGAATCGGAAGATTCCGGGGATGTTTTTTGATGCCCTTGCCGCTTGAAGGTGACGCGCTGGTGGAGTAGGAAAGCAAACCCATGTCATTATTCCGGATGACGGCTCTTTTCAACGACAAGGAGAATACGACCATGCTTACACGTGACCACGCCCTGGAACTGTTGCAGGCGCATGTCCCTCAAAAAAGTCTCATCAACCACTGCCTTGAATCCGAAGCCGTGCTCAAGGCCCTGGCCCGGGAAAAGGGACAGGACGAGGCCGTGTGGGGCATGGCCGGCCTGCTTCATGATCTGGATTATTCCATGGTTGCCGACACGCCCGAGCAACACGGGATGGTGGGGGCGGACATGCTCGAAGGCCAGCTTCCGGATGAAGCCCTGCACGCCATCCGGGCCCACAACGACATGACCGGGGTCGAGCCGGAAACAGACCTGGATTTTGCCCTCAGATGCGGAGAGACCGTGACCGGGCTGATCCATACCGCGGCCCTGGTCAGACCGACGCGTATGCAGGGCATGAAGGCCAAGAGTCTGAAAAAGAAGATGAAGGACAAAGCCTTTGCCGCTTCGGTGAACCGCGACGTCATTCGTGAGTGCGACAAAATCGGCCTGGAACTGGGGGCCTTTCTGACCCTGGCCATCGGTGCGGTCGCGGAAATCGCCCCTCAGGTGGGGCTGGTGGTCGAGGAATAAATCCATGCAAACCGGATGCAGGACCTTTCTGGGCAATCGTCTGGAGGAT
It encodes the following:
- a CDS encoding HD domain-containing protein, producing the protein MLTRDHALELLQAHVPQKSLINHCLESEAVLKALAREKGQDEAVWGMAGLLHDLDYSMVADTPEQHGMVGADMLEGQLPDEALHAIRAHNDMTGVEPETDLDFALRCGETVTGLIHTAALVRPTRMQGMKAKSLKKKMKDKAFAASVNRDVIRECDKIGLELGAFLTLAIGAVAEIAPQVGLVVEE